Sequence from the Longimicrobiales bacterium genome:
AGCCGCGATGGCTTCGGGCCAGGGCTGCGTCGCGCCGCCCGCCCCGCCTGCCGACGGGCATGTCGAATACACGGCCCCGGCGGCGCGCAGAATCGGTGCGTCCACATCCCAATCAGGGGCCGTAAAATGGGCGCCGAAGAACGGGCCTTCGAGGAGTCCTGCCTCTGACAGCCACTGGGTCGGCGTCCGTCCCCACCGTCGGAGGATCGTTTCGGTCTCCCGGGCGCCCTGCGAGAGATGCGTGTGAACTCCCGTCCCCAGTTCGACGGCAGCAGAAGCGATGACGGCCAGTGTTCGTGGCGTGTGCGTGTCCGCGGCGTGCGGGGTCATCATGCCTTGGACGAGACCACTCCGCCCAAGACTGCGCGCGAAGTCCAAGTTGTCCCCGATCTCGGCGAGCGTCGCTTCTTCCGAGGCCGCGAGATCTTCGTCGTTCCCGAACCAGATCGGGAAGAGTCGACCGATGCCGGGCACCATCCCCCCGACCCAACCTCGCGCCCCCAGACGTTCCGCCACTCGGGCATAGCTGCGGGCCTGCCGGAGGCTCATGCTCATTTCTACCTGCGCAGTGCAGCCGCTGCGCAGAAGCTCGGCCAAGTTGTACGCCGTAAGCGCGTCGAGCTGATCGTCATCCAACTCGTTCTCTACGATCTCGAGCGGCCGAGCGTACGACCGCCCACCCTCGATGAGTCCACGCGTGGACGATCCTCCAGCTACGTGCGTGTGGCCACTGATCAGGCCGGGAAGCAGGAGCTGTCCGGTCAGGTCAATCTGGTCGCCGCCGGCAATCTGACCTCGTTGCACCTCAACGACCAGGTTTCCCTCGATGCGAA
This genomic interval carries:
- a CDS encoding amidohydrolase family protein, with amino-acid sequence MGSALSGPDFRSPDNHARRPATRGDGRVIDMVLRDASAWLDGPDGVPEVVHGVSVRIEGNLVVEVQRGQIAGGDQIDLTGQLLLPGLISGHTHVAGGSSTRGLIEGGRSYARPLEIVENELDDDQLDALTAYNLAELLRSGCTAQVEMSMSLRQARSYARVAERLGARGWVGGMVPGIGRLFPIWFGNDEDLAASEEATLAEIGDNLDFARSLGRSGLVQGMMTPHAADTHTPRTLAVIASAAVELGTGVHTHLSQGARETETILRRWGRTPTQWLSEAGLLEGPFFGAHFTAPDWDVDAPILRAAGAVYSTCPSAGGAGGATQPWPEAIAAGVAVNIGIDTHSNDMIENLKLAVLYGQARAALLSGNSGGPAVEAPTVHKAVHGCTAIAADALERPDLGRIERGAAADLVAVDVSGFLVGSGSAPPEPLHNLLYANGQAVRLVMTDGRPQVFDGVFVTEDPDRIVSEGGRVAQIIWSRLEEEGWFT